From Polynucleobacter paludilacus:
TATTGCTCTCGCAGAACAAGCAGATGACGTTTTCCTGACTAATCAAGGGGCTTATCTGCTAGACGCAGGGATCGGTGAACTGGCTTTAGAGCTTGCTGATCCAAAAGACGCTGAAACATTTTTGCCAATCTCCAACGCCTTACAAAAACTACTCTCTGAAGCAGAGATGGGCGAGCTCTTTAAAGCGTTTGCTTTCTCAAAGAATTTGAGTGATCTCATTCCAGGACAACATCTTCAAGACTTGCCCGGTTTGGGTGGTCGTAATCGCCTCTAGCTAAAGAGCTGCAGCAATCGCTGCTAAGCGCGCCTTTTCCACCACTAGCCGAATCTTCTCGCCGTTATTTCTATCGGAGGAGTCAAGATCAGCAATGCATTGCGCTAACTCTAGGGCTTGGGCTTTTTGTAAGGCCTGAATCAGATCGCTCACCTCAAAGCCGATTTGTTTGGCCAGGGTCAAAACCATCATCGCTCGCTCTGGCTTGCGCCACACATCAGCACGATTAAACCAAGCCAGAATCTCTTGAGCAGTATTTTTCTGATCTCCTCTTTGCTTTAACAAGAGATTCAGTTCGCTAAAAATTTCACTGAAGTCGCGAACTTCATTTGGCATCTTTACCGCCTCTGACCATGCTCGAATTTCAGTAGCAGGTAAATTCATGAGCACCACTGCACAACGCTCCTCTAATGTTGGAGGGACAATCCGCAAATAGTCTCGCAAGCTCTCTCGTTGTGGTTCATCGATGAGCTGCGCATTTAGACTGCTTGGTAACAGCAATTTTGCAGCGCCAGCATCCAGTAAGACCTGAAACATCCGCATGGGCTTAGTGGCTGTTAGACCTCTTGATAGCTCTTGCCAAATTCTTTCCGATGAGAGTGCTGCCAGCTCGCCAGATCGAACGATTGCTTGAATTGCGAGGAGGGTTTCCTCGGCTACGATAAATTCAGGAAAGCGGGCGGCAAAGCGGGCCACCCGAAGTAAACGTAGAGGGTCCTCAGCAAAAGCATCGGAGACATGACGCAAAATCTTTTTCGCTAAATCTGCTTGTCCATTAAATGGATCAATGATGGGGCCCACCCACTCGCCATTTTCAGAGAGCTCTTGTGCCATGGCATTGATGGTTAAATCACGACGCTCAAGGTCTTGCTCCAGGGTGACAGAAGGATCTGTATGGAATACAAAACCTTTATACCCAGCGCCTGTTTTGCGCTCTGTTCTAGCCAAGGCATATTCAGCTTGAGTGGCGGGATGTAAAAAAACAGGGAAGTCCTTGCCGACTGGACGAAAACCTTTTGCAAGCATTTCCTCTACAGAACTTCCTACCACCACATAATCGATATCGTGGGCTGGGATGCCCATCAGGGTATCTCGTATTGCGCCACCAACAGCGTAGGTTTTCACGAACTAGCCCATTCCTTCAAGCGTATGGCGACTCATTCCAAAGACATCCACTAAGGCATCTTGACTATTAACAGGCAAAGTATTGGGCAAACTCATCGAAGCAATATTATCTCGAGACATTAGCGTAGGTCCCGGTAAATATTCAAATGCAAGGGCTTGCAAATACCCGACTAGATTGGGCACAGGAATAATTAAACACTTTGTCTTGGCTTTACGAGCCGCAAACTCCACAATGGCCTTCATCGTTAATACATCTGGTCCAACTAAATCATAGGACTGGTGAATTGTCTGGGGCATAGTGAGCGATTTCACAAATGCACTGGCTACATCATCAACGCTGACAGGCTGAAACTGTGCATCACAATGCGCTAAAGGCAAAGCCGGAAATAATGTTGTTAGCTTAGAAAATAAATTAATGAACTGATCGGCCGCACCAAAAATGACAGAGGGTCTAAAGATTGTCCAATCGAGATTGCTCGCCTTCACTGCAGCCTCTCCAGCGCCTTTACTCCGCTGGTACATCGAAGGGCCGTGCTCGTCGGCACCTAAAGCACTCATATGAAGATAGCGCTTCAGGCCATGCAATTGCATTGCGGTAATAATGTTTTTGGGCAGCTCGACATGCGCCGCCTTAAATACTTTGCCATAGGGTTTGTCGGGCTGATCATGCAGAACGCCTACCAAATTAATCACGGCTCCATGAGAGCGCACGCGACCGCATAAATTTTGTAGCTCATCAAAATCATGAATATCAGCATCCTCAAGATGCACCTTAGGTAACATTCTGAGTTCACGAGCCGCGCTTAAATGTCGAGTAGGCAGCAATACTGAATAACCCGCATTTTGTAGTTTTGCCGATAAAACGCGGCCCACAAATCCATTGCCACCGATGAGTAAGATGTCGTATTTCATAAGATTGATTATCTTCTTAAGGTAAATCGCTTTGCGTTGCCGCTTTTGGAGTAATGGTGCCCAAGCGCTGTTTTAAGGATTGTGACTGCCCTTGCATGACAGATGCGTAATAACTGGAATTAGACAATACGTTCTTGACGTAGGTGCGAGTCTCGTTAAAAGGAATAGTCTCAGCAAAAATAGCGCCTTCAACTGGCCCATCCAATTTCTCGCGCCACTGTTTTGAGCGGCCCGGGCCAGCATTGTAGGCAGCCGAGGCTAGCACCCACGAGCCATCCAAATCATTTAGAACCATATTGAGGTAATTGCTACCGAGCGTCAAGTTGGTATTTCTATCTTGGAGCTGTTGGCTGGTATATGAAGTCATCCCGATTTTCTTGGCAACATACTTTGCAGTATTTGGCATGACTTGCATCAAGCCTGCCGCGCCGACATTCGATGAAGCATTCATAATGAAACGGGACTCTTGGCGGATGAGTCCATATGCCCAAGCCAAATTCAAATCAATCTGTTTAGCAATCGGTGCCAAGTCATCCTTAAAAGGGGTTGGGTAGCGCAAGGTGAAATCATGCTCTTGCTTGGTTCGATCAGCAGTATTGACAACACGATCATATAAATTCACCCTCTTTCCATACTCCGCAGCAGCTAACAATTGCTTATCAGACATATTACGCAGCTCCCAATTCCACTCTCGATTGCCTTCAAATCGAAGATTCATTGCGTAAAGATGTTGTGCCCGAATAAAACCATTGCGATTTGCCATCACATCAATTTCTTGCTCAGAAACTTTAGTTCGAGCTGGAGCATGATTCGATTTACCCAACTCTTCGCGCGCTAGTTGTCCGTAAAAATTAAATTGATCCTGAATCAGCTCAAAGGATTCGCGAGCTTTGGCGTCTTGTCCATCTGCCTTCAGTGCACGACCATACCAGTAGGTCCAGGCCGGATCTCGACTGCGGACCGCAGGATTCATGCCCTCGATGGCCTGCTTCACTAAAGTCCAATCTTTCACTCTCAAGCCTGCTCGAACCTTCCACTCTTGACTCTCTGTAGAGAGGAGCTCGTTATAACCTAAAGCCTGCTGCAGTCGATAGGCATCATCGGCATTGGGATCCAGCTTCTTAGCCAAAAATTGGCCGATCACTCCCCAGGCGACAGCCTGGTTCTCTTTGCTGTAGCGATTACCGATTTGCTGAAAATCCTTATATGCTCTAGCTGGATCCGTTTTCGCCATCTTCACCACATCAGCAATGGGATCTTCGCCACCTAAACGACGCGACATCGTATCAAAGCCCATTTCATTAGCAGCGCGACCGATGGCCCTACCCTCGCTTGGCGTCATGCCTCCAGCCTGAACTAGAAGTGGCACCAATTCTTGACAAGATTGCCCAAAGTAACGAGGGTCAATCAAAATGCTGCGCGCATCAAATGCAACCTTGCTAGTATTCTCACCTTGAGCTAAATGCGATTGCAATACATAGCATTTGACCGTTGTATCGTCATCGACTACAAACTTGGCGTACTCAGCATCAAAATTACTCCAATCTTTTCGCTTACCCAATACCAGCAACCAGTCATTGCGCATTCGATCCGCAATCGCACTCCCTTGATACTGATTCAAAAAAGCGTTGACTTGAGTATCTGCACCAGTATCTGCGCGGGCGCCGCCTCCACTATCAAATAATTGGGGCTTAATTCGAAAGTAAGCAACGTAATCGTCGTAAGGGTAATTTGCTAAAGCTGCAGCCAATTGCTGCGACCTGAAGACATCATTTTTTTTCGCGGCTTCCCGTAACTCTATAAAAGTCCGGTCTGCATCGGTAATTTCCTCTGGGGCAAGCTTACTTTCATAAGACTTAGGCAAATGGACTTTCTTTGACTTGTCTGCAAACGCGCCTGGACTCATCAGGGCTGCCCATAGGATCAGGAATCCAGAAAGGATTTTCAATGCTGGTGGTGGGTTTTGGTGCGACTTTCTCACTATGTAACCTTGTTTACTATATTTCTTAATTTTCACCTGATAATGCTCAATATGCACGGTAATTCAACCAAATCTCTCCGCCAAGACTTACTCAGGCAACGCAGTGAGTTTATGGCATCGCCAGACTATGCTCAAACCGAAGCCAGGCTAATTGGGGTATTGAATCAATTTTTGACAAACCATTCTCCAGAACTTAAATCTATCGCCTTATATTGCCCCATCCAAAATGAAATTGATTTACGGCCTACCCTATTGGATTGGGCAAATAATCAGGCTGATCGACAACTAGCGCTGCCATTTGCAAAAGAAGATAAGCATTTGGATTTTTATCTTTGGCAAGCGGGTGATGTTTTAAGCCCAAGCAAGCATGGGGTGCCAGAGCCGATTCCCAGCAACTCTCAAAGACCCCAAATTCTTCCTGACTGTATTTTGCTGCCCTGTGTTGGCTGGTCAGAGTCACAGGACAAGAAAAAGCATTGGCGACTAGGTTATGGTGGAGGCTACTTTGACAGAACCCTGGCTCTTTTGAAAAAACTGGGGCGCCAGCCGATCTGTATCGGCATCGGCTTTGATTGGCAAAAACTAGGTGACACCAAGTGGTCTGCTCAAACCCATGATGAGCCTCTGACCTACATGCTGACCGAGTCTGGCTTAAGACCCTAGACTGAGGTTGTCTGCAATAGCCAAAACGGCTTCTGCCTGGTTCAATGAATAAAAGTGCAATCCCGGGGCGCCGGCTACTAACAGTTGATCACAGAGATCAGTAACCACTTGTTCACCAAAAGCTCGAATCGAGGCTACATCATCGCCATAGGACTGTAGGCGCAATCGAATCCAGCGAGGAATTTCAGCGCCACAGGCATCTGAAAAACGCAGTAACTGCGTACTGTTAGTGATGGGCATAATCCCCGCAATGATAGGCTGCGTAACACCCATTTCGTAGGCTTCATCTACAAAGCGAAAGTAGGCGTCGGTATTGTAAAAATACTGAGTCACAGCAGAATTCGCGCCCGCCTTCATTTTCTGAACAAAAAAGTCAATGTCACTCGCTGGTGATTTCGCTTGAGGATGGGTTTCTGGATAAGCAGCTACATCGATATGAAACCAGTCGCCTGTCTCCGAACGAATAAATTCCACCAGCTCATTCGCATGATGGAACTCACCGTATTGGCCCATGCCCGATGGCAGATCACCACGCAAGGCAACGATGCGCTTAATACCCAGCGCTTGATATTGCTTCAGCATCTGACGCACACTCTCACGCGAACTACCCACACAAGACAAGTGTGGAGCAACCATTGCACCTGCCGCATGAATATCACTAACCACTTTTAAAGTCCCAGACTGGGTAGAGCCACCAGCACCAAAAGTAACAGAATAAAACGCGGGCTTGAGAGTTTCACTCAAGCGCTCGCGTACTAAACGTAATTTATTCTCACCTTCTGGTGTTTTAGGGGGAAAGAATTCAACGCTCAGTTCCATTACCTTAGCCTAGTCTTTTTAGTAGCTTGATTAATAACGATAGTGATCAGGCTTGTAAGGCCCTTGCTTAGTGACGCCAATATAAGAAGCCTGCTGATCACTTAACTCCGTTAACTGTGCATTGAGCTTCTTCAACTGTAAGCGTGCCACCTTCTCATCAAGATGCTTAGGCAAGGTATAAACACCAACAGGGTACTTGTCTGTACCGACCGCATTCCACAATTCAATCTGAGCAATCACTTGATTGGCGAAAGAAGAGCTCATGACATAGGAAGGATGGCCAGTTCCGCAACCCAGATTTACCAAACGACCCTTAGCCAAAATAATGATGCGCTTTTCAGGCACCCCATTAGCGGCCGGGAAAATCACATGATCAACCTGAGGCTTAATTTCTTCCCAACGGTACTTTTCAATACCAGCCACATCAATCTCATTATCGAAGTGGCCAATATTACAAACGATCGCTTGATCTTTCATCTTGACCATATGGTCATGAGTGATGACATGGTAATTGCCTGTCGCAGAAACAAAGATATCTGCCTTATCAGCAGCGTAGTCCATTGTCACAACACGATAGCCTTCCATTGCAGCTTGTAGGGCACAAATGGGATCGACTTCAGTGACCCAAACCTGGGCAGATAAAGCACGCAAAGCTTGTGCAGAGCCCTTACCCACGTCACCATAACCACAAACTACAGCTACCTTACCGGCAATCATTACATCCGTTGCACGCTTAATCGCATCTACCAATGACTCACGGCAACCATAAAGATTATCAAACTTACTCTTGGTGACGGAGTCGTTCACATTGATCGCAGGAAACTTGAGTTCTCCCTTTGCAAACATTTGATAGAGACGATGCACGCCTGTTGTAGTTTCCTCTGTAACACCTTTGACTTTCTCCAGACGAGTTGAATACCAAGTTGGATCAATAGCCAATTTATTTTTAATGGTGGCGAACAGAATGGTTTCTTCTTCGCTGGTTGGATGACTAATACAGGCTTGATCTTTTTCAGCGCGTGCACCAAGGTGCAATAACAAAGTAGCATCACCACCATCATCCAAAATCATATTGGTGAATCCACCGTCGGCCCACTCAAAAATACGGTGTGTGAAATCCCAATACTGCTCGAGGGTCTCGCCTTTAATCGCAAACACAGGTGTACCGTTTGCTGCAATCGCTGCAGCAGCATGATCTTGAGTCGAGAAAATATTACAAGAGGCCCACTGTACTTCGGCACCAAGCGCCTCTAGGGTTTCAATCAACACGGCTGTTTGAATGGTCATATGCAAAGAGCCAGTAATACGGGCTCCACGCAAAGGTTGTTGCGCAGAAAATTCATCGCGAATCGCGATGAGTCCAGGCATCTCGGTCTCAGCAATGGCAATTTCTTTACGGCCAAAGTCAGATAAAGAAATATCAGCAATCGCGCAACGAGTAGCTACGAAATCCTGTAGATTGAAATCAGAAACGGTATTCATGAATGCTCCAGCTAAATACGACCCAATGCCGGAGTAGATACTCGCTAGCCATTGAATCATGGGTTAGCGAGCGCGGTTGCAATAAGTAAATTCGGGATAGAAAAATTTACTCCCTCCAAGCCTGGGGATTGGCTGGTTCACAGCAATCCTTGCAACGCTCCTTGAAGGTATGGGGAAATTGTAAACAATTTCCCCGCTCTTAACTCAATACTGCTTACAAACCTGCTGCAGCCCTTAATGCAGGGGCTTTATCACATTGCTCCCAAGTAAATTCAGGCTCTTCACGACCAAAGTGGCCATAAGCAGCTGTTTTACGATAGATCGGACGCAGTAGATTGAGCATCTGTACGATACCCTTGGGACGCAGATCAAAGTGCTCTGAAACCAACTGAGCAATCTTTTCATCAGAAATCTTGCCAGTGCCAAAGGTGCTGACCATCACTGAAGTAGGCTTAGCTACACCAATCGCATAGGAGATCTGGATCAAGCATTTGGTAGCCAATCCAGCAGCAACAACGTTCTTAGCAACATATCGACCTGCATAAGCAGCTGAGCGGTCAACCTTAGAAGGGTCTTTTCCTGAGAAAGCACCGCCACCGTGGGGAGCTGCACCGCCGTAGGTATCGACAATAATCTTGCGGCCTGTTAAACCGCAATCACCCTGTGGACCACCAATCACAAAGCGGCCGGTAGGATTAACGAGATACTTAATAGCCCCTTTGACTAAATGCTTTGGCAATACCGGCTTGATGATTTCTTCGATGACTGCTTCGCGCAATTTCTCCAAAGAGATGTCTTCAGCATGCTGGGTAGAAAGCACTACCGTGTCGATCGAATCCGGCTTGCCGTCTACATAACGCAGGGTCACTTGGGATTTCGCATCTGGGCGCAACCAATTTAAACGACCATCACGACGCAGTTGAGATTGACGCTCGACCAAACGATGCGACAAGTGAATTGGCAAAGGCATTAACTCAGCAGTTTCATCGCAAGCGTATCCAAACATCAAGCCTTGGTCGCCGGCACCCTGATCGAGACCATCGTCATGGGCCTTATCAACACCTTGAGCAATATCTGGGCTTTGCTTGTCATAGGCCACTAAGACTGCGCAGCCTTTGTAATCAATACCATAAGCGGTATTGTCGTAACCAATTTCACGCAAGGTATTACGGGCTACTTGAATGTAATCTACGTTGGCATTGGTTGTAATTTCTCCAGCCAATACCACTAAACCGGTATTACAGAGTGTCTCAGCCGCAACACGGGCAGTTGGATCTTGGGTCAGGATGGCATCGAGGATGGCATCAGAGATCTGATCAGAGACTTTATCGGGGTGACCTTCAGAAACCGATTCTGAGGTAAAGAAGTAATCGCTAGCCATTGCATATTCCTTTAAAAAAATTAACACGATCATTAGGACAACTCGACGTGCCAGGAACCACAACGGCGACGCTTTAGCAGATTTTTTGAATCGCCCTGCAAGTTGTCTTAACTCGGCGATGGATCAATTTTATCCCAAAAATAAGAAATATTTCAAGATCGTCCAGAAATTTGGTTCTATACCAATGATTGAATATCATTGATAGGTGCAAAAACTCCTACTAAAGCCCGTTCTTGTTTTGATTGCTGTGCTGCCCTTATGCATTGTGCAAATGATCGGCGCTGGCTTGGGTCTCTTGGCTTATCTTGGCTCGGCAAGCTATCGACAACTTTTTCGCTCTCAATATCTTGCTGTCCTCAAGGCTCATCAATTGCCCTCGCGTCTCTGGACCGCAGTAATGGCCTCAGGCCAGCTCTTTTCAGATAGCTTCTGGATTTGGCGTAACCCCAAACAGGCACTGAAATTAGTCGAGATCCAAAATTGGAATTTGGTAGAGGCTGCGATTAATGAAGGACATGGGCTTGTGATGTTGACACCGCACTTGGGTGGCTTTGAAATCATTCCACGCGTGCTGGCTCAACATTTTCCTGCAACCATCCTCTATCGCCCTTCGCGTCAGAATTGGCTCAATAGTATTGTGGAAGAAGGTCGTGCTTATCCTAATATGCATTTTGTGCCAACCAATTTAAATGGGGTGAGACAAATGACGCGCGCCTTAAGCAAAGGTGAAGCGATTGGAATATTGCCTGATCAAGTTCCCAGTGGTGGCGATGGAGTTTGGGTGCCTTTCTTTGGTCGTCCCGCCTACACTACACCCCTGCCAGCCCGCCTTGCCAATCGCAACAAGACTCCCGTCATCATGTTTACTGCTAAGCGTAAAAATCTAGGGCAAGGCTGGTTAATGCAAGCAACGCGCCTTGCTCCATTTTCAGAGGATGCAAATCTAGCCGCCACTGAGATGAATCAGGCAATTGAACATGCGATTCTCAAAGCGCCAGAGCAATTTATCTGGGCGTATAACCGCTATAAACATCCTGCTGGCGCAGAGTTGCCTCCGAGCAATTAATTCATATCGATACCCGACATGATTTGGCTCCAAAACTTCTTTAATTTTTTAGCGCTCAATCTGCTCCGCTTATTTGCATTCTTGCCTTATCAACTCACGATTTGGATTGGTTACGGTCTTGGCTGGCTTGCAGCGTATATTCCAAATGAGCGTGCAAAAGTTGTCAAAACCAATTTGCGTTTATGTTTTCCAAATCTGAGCGAGTCTGAAATTGATGCATTAGCGATCGAGCATTGGAAATTATTTGGTCGAAGTGTGCTGGAGCGCAGTCGTATTTGGCTGGGAAGTGATAAACAAATCACAGACATCGTTTCGATTGAGTCTCAAATTACCCTGGGTGATCGCAAGCCTCGTCTATTAATTAACCCGCACTTTGTTGGTCTGGAGGGCGGCTTCATGGCACTGTCTGCTCTAGCGAGCAAGCATGACTGGCCTCGGGGGGCTGGTCTTTATCAAAATATGAAGAATCCCCTCTTCAACCAAAAGATGATTGAATGGCGCAATCGCTTTGGCGGCAAGTCGATTGAGCGACAAAGTCGTCTACGCGATCTCATTCGGGAAATTCAAACGGGCAATTTCATATTTATTGCACCCGATATCGACCTTGGTCCTAAAGATTCCGTGTTCGTTCCCTTCTTCGGCATTCCAACGAATACGATCACCTCCGTGTCTCGTCTAGCTAAATTAAGCGGAGCTGAGGTCTGTCTGATGACTACCACTTTGAATGCAGATCGAAATGGCTATACCTGTCATATCAGCGCTCCACTGCCGAACTTCCCATCTGATGATGTGGAAAAAGATACAGCAAGACTAAATCAATACATTGAGGAGCTTGTGAGAGAAAGGCCGGCAGAGTACTATTGGGTTCATAAGCGGTTCAAACATCGGCCGCCAGGCGAACCAAGCCTCTACTCTTAATTGAAGGACTTTGTACTTTGAATACCTCATCACGCAAACTGCGCTTCACCAAAATGCATGGTGCTGGTAATGATTTCATTGTCGTGAATGGCATCGACCAAGACCTGAGCAAGATCACATCTGATCAATGGCGTTCATTATCAAATCGTCAATTCGGAATTGGCGCAGACCAAATCTTATTAATCGAAAAACCCACTCGCCCTGATGCGGATTTTCGTTATCGCATCTTCAATTCAGATGGTGGCGAAGTGGAACAATGCGGCAATGGCTCGCGCTGTTTTGTCCGCTATGTTCACGAGCAGGGTCTCTCGAAAAAAAATCCGCTGCAAGTAGAGGTGGCTCATACTGTCATTAGTCTTAGGGCTCTCGACAATGGGGATGTCGAGGTAGATATGGGCGCCCCTATTTTTGAGCCTGCCTTAGTTCCATTTAATCCTGAAGGCATTGCTAGTAAGCAAGAGTTTCATGAAACGCTCTACGCA
This genomic window contains:
- a CDS encoding polynucleotide adenylyltransferase, which codes for MKTYAVGGAIRDTLMGIPAHDIDYVVVGSSVEEMLAKGFRPVGKDFPVFLHPATQAEYALARTERKTGAGYKGFVFHTDPSVTLEQDLERRDLTINAMAQELSENGEWVGPIIDPFNGQADLAKKILRHVSDAFAEDPLRLLRVARFAARFPEFIVAEETLLAIQAIVRSGELAALSSERIWQELSRGLTATKPMRMFQVLLDAGAAKLLLPSSLNAQLIDEPQRESLRDYLRIVPPTLEERCAVVLMNLPATEIRAWSEAVKMPNEVRDFSEIFSELNLLLKQRGDQKNTAQEILAWFNRADVWRKPERAMMVLTLAKQIGFEVSDLIQALQKAQALELAQCIADLDSSDRNNGEKIRLVVEKARLAAIAAAL
- a CDS encoding complex I NDUFA9 subunit family protein; translation: MKYDILLIGGNGFVGRVLSAKLQNAGYSVLLPTRHLSAARELRMLPKVHLEDADIHDFDELQNLCGRVRSHGAVINLVGVLHDQPDKPYGKVFKAAHVELPKNIITAMQLHGLKRYLHMSALGADEHGPSMYQRSKGAGEAAVKASNLDWTIFRPSVIFGAADQFINLFSKLTTLFPALPLAHCDAQFQPVSVDDVASAFVKSLTMPQTIHQSYDLVGPDVLTMKAIVEFAARKAKTKCLIIPVPNLVGYLQALAFEYLPGPTLMSRDNIASMSLPNTLPVNSQDALVDVFGMSRHTLEGMG
- a CDS encoding lytic transglycosylase domain-containing protein; the protein is MSPGAFADKSKKVHLPKSYESKLAPEEITDADRTFIELREAAKKNDVFRSQQLAAALANYPYDDYVAYFRIKPQLFDSGGGARADTGADTQVNAFLNQYQGSAIADRMRNDWLLVLGKRKDWSNFDAEYAKFVVDDDTTVKCYVLQSHLAQGENTSKVAFDARSILIDPRYFGQSCQELVPLLVQAGGMTPSEGRAIGRAANEMGFDTMSRRLGGEDPIADVVKMAKTDPARAYKDFQQIGNRYSKENQAVAWGVIGQFLAKKLDPNADDAYRLQQALGYNELLSTESQEWKVRAGLRVKDWTLVKQAIEGMNPAVRSRDPAWTYWYGRALKADGQDAKARESFELIQDQFNFYGQLAREELGKSNHAPARTKVSEQEIDVMANRNGFIRAQHLYAMNLRFEGNREWNWELRNMSDKQLLAAAEYGKRVNLYDRVVNTADRTKQEHDFTLRYPTPFKDDLAPIAKQIDLNLAWAYGLIRQESRFIMNASSNVGAAGLMQVMPNTAKYVAKKIGMTSYTSQQLQDRNTNLTLGSNYLNMVLNDLDGSWVLASAAYNAGPGRSKQWREKLDGPVEGAIFAETIPFNETRTYVKNVLSNSSYYASVMQGQSQSLKQRLGTITPKAATQSDLP
- a CDS encoding 5-formyltetrahydrofolate cyclo-ligase; its protein translation is MHGNSTKSLRQDLLRQRSEFMASPDYAQTEARLIGVLNQFLTNHSPELKSIALYCPIQNEIDLRPTLLDWANNQADRQLALPFAKEDKHLDFYLWQAGDVLSPSKHGVPEPIPSNSQRPQILPDCILLPCVGWSESQDKKKHWRLGYGGGYFDRTLALLKKLGRQPICIGIGFDWQKLGDTKWSAQTHDEPLTYMLTESGLRP
- the metF gene encoding methylenetetrahydrofolate reductase [NAD(P)H] yields the protein MELSVEFFPPKTPEGENKLRLVRERLSETLKPAFYSVTFGAGGSTQSGTLKVVSDIHAAGAMVAPHLSCVGSSRESVRQMLKQYQALGIKRIVALRGDLPSGMGQYGEFHHANELVEFIRSETGDWFHIDVAAYPETHPQAKSPASDIDFFVQKMKAGANSAVTQYFYNTDAYFRFVDEAYEMGVTQPIIAGIMPITNSTQLLRFSDACGAEIPRWIRLRLQSYGDDVASIRAFGEQVVTDLCDQLLVAGAPGLHFYSLNQAEAVLAIADNLSLGS
- the ahcY gene encoding adenosylhomocysteinase, with translation MNTVSDFNLQDFVATRCAIADISLSDFGRKEIAIAETEMPGLIAIRDEFSAQQPLRGARITGSLHMTIQTAVLIETLEALGAEVQWASCNIFSTQDHAAAAIAANGTPVFAIKGETLEQYWDFTHRIFEWADGGFTNMILDDGGDATLLLHLGARAEKDQACISHPTSEEETILFATIKNKLAIDPTWYSTRLEKVKGVTEETTTGVHRLYQMFAKGELKFPAINVNDSVTKSKFDNLYGCRESLVDAIKRATDVMIAGKVAVVCGYGDVGKGSAQALRALSAQVWVTEVDPICALQAAMEGYRVVTMDYAADKADIFVSATGNYHVITHDHMVKMKDQAIVCNIGHFDNEIDVAGIEKYRWEEIKPQVDHVIFPAANGVPEKRIIILAKGRLVNLGCGTGHPSYVMSSSFANQVIAQIELWNAVGTDKYPVGVYTLPKHLDEKVARLQLKKLNAQLTELSDQQASYIGVTKQGPYKPDHYRY
- the metK gene encoding methionine adenosyltransferase; this encodes MASDYFFTSESVSEGHPDKVSDQISDAILDAILTQDPTARVAAETLCNTGLVVLAGEITTNANVDYIQVARNTLREIGYDNTAYGIDYKGCAVLVAYDKQSPDIAQGVDKAHDDGLDQGAGDQGLMFGYACDETAELMPLPIHLSHRLVERQSQLRRDGRLNWLRPDAKSQVTLRYVDGKPDSIDTVVLSTQHAEDISLEKLREAVIEEIIKPVLPKHLVKGAIKYLVNPTGRFVIGGPQGDCGLTGRKIIVDTYGGAAPHGGGAFSGKDPSKVDRSAAYAGRYVAKNVVAAGLATKCLIQISYAIGVAKPTSVMVSTFGTGKISDEKIAQLVSEHFDLRPKGIVQMLNLLRPIYRKTAAYGHFGREEPEFTWEQCDKAPALRAAAGL
- a CDS encoding lysophospholipid acyltransferase family protein, with translation MQKLLLKPVLVLIAVLPLCIVQMIGAGLGLLAYLGSASYRQLFRSQYLAVLKAHQLPSRLWTAVMASGQLFSDSFWIWRNPKQALKLVEIQNWNLVEAAINEGHGLVMLTPHLGGFEIIPRVLAQHFPATILYRPSRQNWLNSIVEEGRAYPNMHFVPTNLNGVRQMTRALSKGEAIGILPDQVPSGGDGVWVPFFGRPAYTTPLPARLANRNKTPVIMFTAKRKNLGQGWLMQATRLAPFSEDANLAATEMNQAIEHAILKAPEQFIWAYNRYKHPAGAELPPSN
- a CDS encoding LpxL/LpxP family acyltransferase, whose amino-acid sequence is MIWLQNFFNFLALNLLRLFAFLPYQLTIWIGYGLGWLAAYIPNERAKVVKTNLRLCFPNLSESEIDALAIEHWKLFGRSVLERSRIWLGSDKQITDIVSIESQITLGDRKPRLLINPHFVGLEGGFMALSALASKHDWPRGAGLYQNMKNPLFNQKMIEWRNRFGGKSIERQSRLRDLIREIQTGNFIFIAPDIDLGPKDSVFVPFFGIPTNTITSVSRLAKLSGAEVCLMTTTLNADRNGYTCHISAPLPNFPSDDVEKDTARLNQYIEELVRERPAEYYWVHKRFKHRPPGEPSLYS
- the dapF gene encoding diaminopimelate epimerase — encoded protein: MHGAGNDFIVVNGIDQDLSKITSDQWRSLSNRQFGIGADQILLIEKPTRPDADFRYRIFNSDGGEVEQCGNGSRCFVRYVHEQGLSKKNPLQVEVAHTVISLRALDNGDVEVDMGAPIFEPALVPFNPEGIASKQEFHETLYALPIGKNPGAHDDWVAVLSMGNPHAVQAVLDVDSAPVRIEGPSIEMHPAFPKRVNAGYMQILNRHEIKLRVFERGAGETLACGTGACAAVVSGIRRALLDSPVKVHTRGGDLEISWKGIVDGVAQSVMMTGPATTVFEGELELS